The Eleginops maclovinus isolate JMC-PN-2008 ecotype Puerto Natales chromosome 3, JC_Emac_rtc_rv5, whole genome shotgun sequence genome includes a region encoding these proteins:
- the il11a gene encoding uncharacterized protein il11a, translating into MKLLLDSSSSLLFSLLLAHLPVFTSATPVPPRRPTDMDKLSNQTKNLMKLTQELLREHAFDSDVEPHRFRSLPEMSNRSANDLTNLELKPTLSQLHADLKLYEHHFEWLNRVSKKHHHPALPKLVEMIREMKSLSNLLHRQMLRVEAPRLTQATPSLPPHLPYQFDVLQSSHELLQHFKLFCDWAYRAFLILKPKVSAVQ; encoded by the exons TGCTGCTCGACTCCTCCTCATCCCTCCTCTTCTCGCTGCTATTGGCTCATCTTCCCGTGTTCACGTCTGCCACTCCAGTGCCACCCCGGCGGCCCACTGACATGGATAAACTGTCCAATCAGACCAAAAATCTAATGAAGCTCACCCAAGAACTGCTG AGGGAGCATGCATTTGATTCAGACGTGGAGCCCCACAGGTTCAGGTCTCTGCCAGAAATGAGCAACAGATCAGCCAATGACCTCACCAACCTTGAG CTGAAGCCCACACTGTCTCAGCTGCACGCTGACCTGAAGCTGTACGAGCATCACTTTGAGTGGCTCAACAGGGTTTCAAAGAAGCACCACCACCCTGCACTGCCCAAGCTAGTGGAGATGATCAGAGAAATGAAATCTCTCAGCAATCTGCTTCACCGTCAG ATGCTGAGAGTTGAAGCACCAAGGCTGACTCAGGcgaccccctccctcccccctcacctccCTTATCAGTTTGATGTCCTGCAGTCCAGCCATGAGCTTCTTCAACACTTCAAGCTCTTCTGTGATTGGGCATACAGAGCATTTCTCATCCTTAAACCCAAAGTCTCGGCAGTCCAATGA
- the znf628 gene encoding zinc finger protein 628 codes for MANTVALVVQAELLPSQSTASLSPFPSSLLGSGEDGEDNRDRGELVEGDKGVVEGEVEVVLDMVASSMSDPPQQPEQSDHPFLCMDCGKSFRWSSRLTHHQRSHNNERPYRCNDCPKAFKGSSALLYHQRSHSGEKPYECQECGKAFKRSSLLQVHQSVHTGVRTFLCPYCPLTFKWSSHYQYHLRQHTGECPYPCDTCPKAFKNSSSLRRHKNVHLGLKPYTCSVCNKSFTQSTNLRQHMRIHTGERPYICGECGRSFTHSSNLALHKNSHSNPNAGGKEGKSGGDVKKPSEIVEVVVGAEEVTSSMLTEMVGFVSQEGADGVGVGMEEVFLSTTPSGQNSSLLPQLSLTSSGEGMYASRAIGTEVHLSTDTGASVLLYSCGSCSHTFGTRTDLEEHQVIHMAPDGSGAGEEAGPGAGMEVGDGLVGAGHLLADFEEVVETTTAAENGHTTEVLLGLTGAADGSNTNVGTTQAQFDLLQSFTEVTQSSETVQPEARTTWAGLSCGYCNKTFKTSGGLNRHVSLMHSLSSQSRSQFSCSACDRSFPLLSSLLTHQHSHTPEQRLLAEAEAEIVCPPSLSLSLPLPSSPSHTDKQQGGQREIHVDIIAVGEEQEEQPAKPPKAPKKTGASKSIPAGERPYRCSECGKAFKGSSGLKYHMRDHTGERPYRCTECGKSFKRSSLLSIHQRVHTGVRAFQCPHCPLTFKWSSHYQYHLRQHTGERPYVCKECGKSFKNTSCLRRHSQMHSGLRPHTCSICSKSFSQTSNLKQHERTHSGERPFQCTHCNKSFTHSSNLQLHLRTHSTSKDFKCPYCSKEFVMHSYLQRHIRTHGSGVPMPCQSGGGKDGVAVKASVGGVTTTTTLLNPITLETSGNQGSLIVSQPALNIPPNTSQNYFMIQTTSGLQLIPLTSPPPALTLPPPSQPQNFFLVQCPSSNGSQSSLILVPTGNNPPPAPEPLPVLQTIQALQPVINQTQTRISPFSLHIAATDQVYNHQQ; via the exons ATGGCTAACACCGTGGCCTTAGTGGTCCAAGCAGAACTTTTACCATCTCAGTCCACCGCCTCCCTGTCTCctttcccttcatcccttcttGGCTCAGGAGAGGATGGCGAGGACAATAGGGACCGAGGGGAGCTGGTGGAGGGAGACAAGGGAGTAGTAGAGGGTGAGGTAGAGGTGGTTCTGGACATGGTTGCGTCTTCTATGTCGGACCCACCTCAGCAGCCCGAGCAGTCGGACCATCCCTTCCTGTGTATGGACTGTGGGAAGAGCTTCAGGTGGTCCTCCAGGCTCACCCATCACCAGAGGAGCCACAACAATGAGAGACCATACCGCTGCAACGACTGCCCCAAGGCCTTTAAGGGCTCCTCTGCTCTACTCTACCACCAACG gtctCACTCAGGGGAGAAGCCTTACGAATGTCAGGAATGTGGAAAAGCCTTCAAAcgctcctctctgctccag gTCCATCAGAGTGTCCACACTGGAGTGCGGACCTTCTTGTGTCCCTATTGCCCACTAACATTCAAATGGAGCTCTCATTATCAGTATCACCTGCGCCAGCATACTGGAGAGTGCCCATACCCATGTGACACCTGCCCCAAGGCCTTCAAAAACTCGAGCAGTCTGCGGCGACACAAGAACGTCCACCTTGGTCTCAAGCCTTACACTTGCTCAGTGTGTAACAAATCCTTCACTCAGTCTACCAACCTAAGGCAGCACATGAGGATACATACAGGTGAGAGGCCCTACATCTGCGGGGAGTGTGGACGAAGCTTCACGCATTCATCAAATCTCGCCCTCCACAAGAACTCGCACTCGAACCCAAACgcaggaggaaaggagggaaagagtgGAGGGGATGTTAAGAAGCCAAGTGAGATAGTAGAGGTTGTGGTAGGAGCAGAGGAAGTGACGTCATCCATGTTGACGGAAATGGTGGGATTTGTGAGCCAGGAGGGAGCTGATGGAGTAGGGGTGGGGATGGAAGAAGTGTTTCTGTCGACCACCCCGTCCGGACAGAATTCAAGCCTTCTCCCCCAGCTAAGTCTCACCTCTTCTGGGGAAGGCATGTATGCATCTAGGGCCATCGGGACAGAGGTTCACCTGAGCACAGACACCGGAGCCAGTGTGCTGCTGTACAGCTGTGGCAGTTGCAGCCACACCTTTGGCACACGGACAGATTTAGAGGAACACCAGGTCATCCATATGGCTCCAGACGGAAGCGGTGCCGGTGAAGAAGCAGGGCCTGGAGCAGGAATGGAGGTTGGGGATGGGCTGGTGGGAGCCGGTCACCTGCTGGCTGATTTTGAGGAGGTGGTGGAAACGACCACAGCGGCTGAAAATGGACACACAACAGAGGTGCTTCTTGGACTGACGGGGGCAGCAGATGGCAGCAATACA AATGTGGGCACCACCCAGGCCCAGTTTGACCTGCTGCAGAGCTTCACCGAGGTGACTCAGAGCTCAGAGACCGTTCAGCCAGAGGCCAGAACCACATGGGCTGGGCTGTCATGTGGCTACTGCAATAAGACCTTCAAGACCAGTGGAGGCCTCAATAGACATGTATCACTG ATGCACTCCCTCTCATCACAGTCCCGCTCCCAGTTCAGCTGCTCGGCCTGCGACCGCTCCTTCCCCCTTCTCTCCTCACTCCTCACCCACCAACACTCCCACACGCCTGAGCAACGTCTCCTAGCTGAGGCCGAGGCGGAGATAGTGtgccctccctctctttccctgtcTCTCCCCCTTCCCTCGTCTCCCAGCCACACTGACAAGCAGCAGGGAGGCCAGAGGGAGATCCATGTTGACATCATTGCTGTTGGCGAGGAGCAAGAGGAACAACCGGCCAAACCGCCAAAAGCCCCCAAAAAGACGGGAGCCAGCAAGAGCATTCCTGCTGGAG AGAGGCCATACCGCTGTTCAGAGTGTGGCAAAGCCTTCAAAGGCTCATCGGGACTAAAGTATCACATGAGGGATCACACTGGGGAAAGGCCCTACCGCTGCACTGAGTGTGGAAAGAGCTTCAAAAGATCGTCTCTGCTTTCAATCCATCAGAGG GTACACACAGGTGTTCGGGCATTCCAGTGCCCTCACTGCCCTCTCACCTTCAAATGGAGCTCTCACTACCAGTACCACCTGCGGCAGCACACAGGCGAGAGGCCATATGTGTGTAAGGAGTGTGGAAAGTCATTCAAAAACACCAGCTGCCTGCGTAGACACAGTCAGATGCACTCTGGGCTGCGGCCTCATACCTGCTCCATCTGCTCAAAGTCTTTTTCCCAGACGTCAAACCTGAAACAG CATGAACGCACCCATTCTGGCGAGAGACCTTTTCAGTGCACACACTGCAATAAAAGCTTTACACATTCCTCCAACCTCCAGCTCCACCTTCGCACACACTCCACAAGCAAGGACTTCAAATGCCCGTACTGCTCTAAGGAGTTTGTCATGCACTCGTACTTGCAGAGGCACATCCGCACCCATGGCAGTGGCGTTCCTATGCCCTGCCAAAGTggtggaggtaaagatggagtgGCTGTGAAAGCCAGTGTTGGGGGAGTAACAACCACGACTACCCTGCTCAACCCCATCACCCTAGAAACCTCAGGTAACCAAGGCAGCCTGATTGTTTCTCAGCCAGCACTTAATATCCCCCCAAACACCTCCCAGAATTACTTTATGATTCAGACAACCAGCGGCCTGCAGCTCATTCCTCTCACATCCCCTCCACCGGccctcactcttcctcctccgtcCCAGCCCCAAAACTTCTTCCTTGTACAGTGTCCCTCCAGcaatggcagccagtccagccTGATTCTCGTCCCCACGGGTAACAATCCTCCACCAGCTCCGGAGCCTCTCCCGGTGCTTCAGACTATCCAGGCACTCCAGCCCGTCATAAACCAAACACAGACTCGGATATCCCCCTTTTCCCTCCATATCGCAGCAACAGACCAGGTTTATAATCACCAACAATAA